A stretch of Pseudorhodobacter turbinis DNA encodes these proteins:
- the rplT gene encoding 50S ribosomal protein L20, which yields MSRVKSGVVTHARHRKVIKAAKGYYAARSTNFRTATQAVDKANQYATRDRKNRKRNFRALWIQRINAAVRLFDAQFTYSRFINGLMLSGIEVDRKVLADLAVHEPEAFNAIAASAKAAFDKSEAAKAAA from the coding sequence ATGTCCCGCGTAAAATCTGGCGTCGTTACCCACGCCCGTCACCGTAAGGTGATCAAAGCTGCCAAAGGCTATTATGCCGCGCGCAGCACGAACTTCCGCACTGCAACGCAGGCGGTCGATAAAGCCAACCAATACGCCACACGCGACCGTAAGAACCGCAAGCGCAACTTCCGCGCCCTGTGGATCCAGCGGATCAACGCTGCTGTGCGTTTGTTTGATGCCCAGTTCACTTATTCCCGTTTCATCAATGGTTTGATGCTGTCGGGTATCGAGGTGGACCGCAAAGTTCTGGCCGATCTGGCAGTGCATGAGCCGGAGGCGTTCAACGCCATCGCAGCATCCGCCAAGGCCGCGTTTGACAAGTCGGAAGCTGCTAAAGCCGCTGCTTGA
- the rpmI gene encoding 50S ribosomal protein L35 gives MPKMKTKSAAKKRFSFTATGKVKAGPAGKRHGMIKRTTKFIRDTAGTMILCDADAKLVKKYMPYNR, from the coding sequence ATGCCCAAGATGAAAACCAAATCTGCGGCCAAGAAGCGCTTCAGCTTCACCGCAACCGGTAAGGTAAAGGCCGGCCCCGCCGGCAAGCGCCACGGCATGATTAAACGTACAACGAAATTCATCCGCGACACCGCCGGGACTATGATCCTGTGTGATGCGGATGCGAAACTCGTTAAAAAATACATGCCGTATAACCGGTAA
- the pyk gene encoding pyruvate kinase encodes MRRLRNVKIVATLGPSSSTYETIRALFEAGADVFRLNMSHGTHDEQRARYDIIRKIEADVGRPICVLADLQGPKLRVGVFAKEGGEELVEGASFRMDLDDTPGDVNRVNLPHPEIFLALEPGSTLLVNDGKIKLTVDSCGKDHANCTVVVGGVISNRKGVNVPDVLLPLAALSEKDRADLEFACEMGVDWLALSFVQRAEDVLEARELARGRAAILSKIEKPAAVKSYDSILAVSDGIMVARGDLGVELPVHAVPPIQKRLVRGARAAAKPVIVATQMLESMIESPVPTRAEVSDVATAIYEGADAVMLSAESAAGQYPVEAVTTMNNVAISVESDKLYREVIESSRKAHKTTVADAIVSAAREIAETTDIKAICCFTQSGTTASLVARERPRTPIIALTPLVRTARRLTMTWGAHCVITEPQGRFKGAVLAAVRAARSAGFAKEAEQIVVTAGVPFNVPGTTNILRVAPCDERLIYSSESE; translated from the coding sequence ATGAGACGTCTTCGCAATGTAAAGATCGTGGCTACGCTTGGCCCATCCTCCTCCACCTATGAGACCATTCGCGCTTTGTTCGAGGCGGGGGCAGATGTTTTCCGCCTGAACATGAGCCATGGCACACATGACGAACAGCGTGCGCGCTATGACATCATCCGCAAGATCGAGGCCGATGTTGGTCGTCCGATCTGTGTGTTGGCCGATCTTCAGGGGCCAAAGCTGCGCGTCGGTGTCTTTGCCAAAGAGGGCGGTGAGGAGCTGGTCGAGGGCGCATCCTTCCGCATGGATCTGGATGATACGCCCGGCGATGTGAACCGCGTAAACCTGCCGCACCCCGAGATTTTTCTTGCGCTGGAGCCGGGCTCGACGCTGTTGGTCAATGATGGCAAGATCAAGTTGACGGTGGATAGCTGTGGCAAGGATCACGCAAATTGCACCGTTGTGGTGGGCGGTGTGATTTCCAACCGCAAGGGCGTGAACGTGCCGGATGTGTTGCTGCCCTTGGCCGCGCTGTCCGAAAAAGACCGCGCCGATCTGGAATTTGCCTGTGAGATGGGCGTGGACTGGCTGGCGCTGTCCTTTGTTCAGCGCGCCGAGGATGTTTTGGAAGCGCGGGAACTGGCACGGGGTCGTGCCGCGATCCTGTCCAAGATCGAAAAGCCTGCTGCCGTGAAATCTTACGATTCGATTTTGGCGGTGTCTGACGGGATCATGGTTGCGCGCGGTGATTTGGGTGTGGAGCTGCCGGTTCATGCCGTGCCGCCGATCCAAAAACGTCTTGTGCGTGGTGCGCGCGCGGCGGCCAAGCCGGTGATCGTGGCCACGCAGATGCTGGAATCGATGATCGAATCGCCGGTGCCGACCCGCGCCGAAGTCTCGGATGTGGCGACTGCGATTTATGAGGGTGCCGATGCGGTTATGCTCTCGGCGGAATCAGCGGCGGGGCAATATCCGGTTGAGGCTGTAACCACGATGAACAACGTGGCGATCAGCGTCGAATCCGACAAGCTTTACCGCGAAGTGATCGAGTCGAGCCGCAAGGCGCATAAGACCACCGTGGCCGATGCGATTGTATCCGCCGCACGTGAAATCGCGGAAACGACGGATATCAAAGCGATCTGCTGCTTTACCCAGTCGGGCACCACGGCAAGCCTTGTGGCCCGTGAACGCCCGCGCACGCCGATCATTGCGCTGACGCCCTTGGTGCGTACTGCGCGCCGTCTGACCATGACTTGGGGCGCGCATTGCGTCATCACCGAGCCGCAGGGCCGCTTTAAAGGGGCTGTTTTGGCAGCTGTTCGTGCCGCACGCAGCGCTGGTTTCGCCAAAGAGGCAGAGCAGATCGTGGTCACCGCCGGTGTGCCATTCAACGTTCCGGGCACCACCAATATCTTGCGGGTGGCACCTTGTGATGAACGGTTGATCTACTCATCCGAGTCTGAATAA
- a CDS encoding DUF1244 domain-containing protein has translation MDKSTRTELEAAAFRRLMEHLLEKRPEVQNIDMMNLAGFCRNCLSRWYQEAANDRGIEMDKATAREIVYGMPYEEWRDMHQTPADAEKQAAFTSAFKDNVG, from the coding sequence ATGGACAAATCTACCCGCACCGAGCTGGAGGCAGCCGCTTTTCGCCGCCTGATGGAACATCTGCTGGAAAAACGGCCAGAGGTGCAAAACATCGATATGATGAATCTGGCCGGATTTTGTCGCAACTGTCTGTCGCGTTGGTATCAAGAGGCCGCGAACGACCGCGGGATCGAGATGGACAAGGCCACCGCGCGCGAGATCGTTTACGGGATGCCCTATGAAGAATGGCGCGACATGCACCAAACCCCCGCCGATGCGGAAAAGCAGGCGGCTTTCACATCGGCCTTTAAGGACAATGTCGGCTAA
- a CDS encoding CaiB/BaiF CoA transferase family protein: MTAPLNGLKVIELARILAGPWAGQTLADLGADVIKVEAPEGDDTRRWGPPFVEREGDRSAAYFHATNRGKRSVTVDFRTPEGQEAVRKLVADADVVIENFKVGGLAKYGLDYASLAKVNPKLIYCSITGFGQTGPYAHRAGYDFIIQGMSGLMSVTGEPDGQPQKVGLAVTDIFTGIYAATAVLAAVHQRRTTGLGQHIDMALFDVATSVMANQAMNYLTTGTPPTKMGNAHPNLAPYAVFDCADGWIIIATGNDGQYRRLCDLLGMQAMGTAPEFATNADRVANRVALTEALTRATKQRSKEDLLAACEAAGVPAGPINDLAEVFADPQVVARGLQISPEGLKGVRSPMTFVGTDLALDRPAPKLGEHQAEILGEG; this comes from the coding sequence ATGACAGCTCCGCTGAATGGATTGAAAGTGATTGAGCTGGCGCGGATTTTGGCAGGCCCTTGGGCCGGTCAGACCCTTGCCGATCTGGGCGCGGATGTGATCAAGGTAGAGGCCCCCGAAGGCGATGATACCCGCCGCTGGGGCCCTCCTTTTGTGGAGCGGGAGGGGGACCGCTCTGCCGCTTATTTCCATGCGACGAACCGTGGAAAACGCTCTGTTACGGTGGATTTCCGTACGCCCGAGGGGCAAGAGGCCGTGCGCAAGCTTGTGGCCGATGCCGATGTGGTGATCGAGAATTTCAAGGTTGGCGGTTTGGCGAAATACGGGCTTGATTATGCAAGCCTGGCAAAGGTGAACCCCAAGCTGATCTATTGCTCTATCACCGGGTTCGGGCAAACCGGGCCTTATGCGCATCGTGCGGGCTATGATTTCATCATTCAGGGCATGTCCGGCCTGATGTCGGTTACGGGTGAGCCGGATGGCCAGCCGCAAAAGGTCGGGCTGGCGGTGACGGATATTTTCACCGGCATCTATGCGGCAACGGCCGTTTTGGCGGCGGTGCATCAGCGCAGAACCACGGGGCTGGGCCAGCATATCGACATGGCGCTTTTTGATGTTGCGACAAGCGTTATGGCCAATCAGGCGATGAACTATCTGACCACGGGAACGCCGCCGACAAAGATGGGCAATGCCCACCCGAACCTTGCGCCCTATGCTGTGTTCGATTGTGCCGACGGGTGGATTATTATCGCCACCGGTAATGACGGGCAGTACCGCCGTTTGTGTGACCTTTTGGGGATGCAAGCGATGGGCACCGCGCCGGAATTTGCCACCAACGCCGACCGTGTTGCCAACCGCGTCGCCCTGACCGAGGCGCTGACCCGCGCCACCAAGCAGCGCAGCAAAGAAGATCTTTTGGCGGCATGTGAGGCAGCTGGCGTACCTGCCGGCCCGATCAACGATCTGGCAGAGGTCTTTGCCGATCCGCAGGTGGTCGCACGCGGATTGCAGATTTCGCCGGAGGGGCTAAAGGGCGTGCGTTCGCCCATGACCTTCGTCGGCACCGATCTTGCACTGGACCGCCCCGCCCCCAAACTGGGTGAGCATCAGGCAGAGATACTAGGCGAAGGTTGA
- a CDS encoding DsbA family protein, giving the protein MNRREFSIALAALLATTAAPSWAQTADADLPEVPDMVLGNPDAKVVLTEYASYTCPHCATFHATVFKELKRDYIDTGKIKFVFREVYFDRYGLWAAMVARCGGEMRYFGIQDILFNTVHEWAASDDPATVVENLRRLGRTAGLEDAALDACMNDGAMAQAMVNKYQADTEADDINSTPSLVLNGTKHGNMNYADLKALLDAELAK; this is encoded by the coding sequence ATGAACCGCAGAGAATTTTCCATCGCCTTGGCTGCCTTGTTGGCAACCACCGCCGCGCCAAGCTGGGCACAGACCGCTGATGCCGATTTGCCCGAAGTGCCGGATATGGTCTTGGGCAATCCCGATGCGAAAGTGGTTCTGACCGAATACGCCTCTTATACCTGCCCGCATTGCGCGACATTCCACGCGACCGTTTTCAAAGAATTGAAGCGCGATTACATCGACACCGGCAAGATCAAATTCGTGTTCCGCGAGGTGTATTTTGACCGCTATGGCCTTTGGGCCGCTATGGTGGCGCGTTGCGGTGGCGAGATGCGCTATTTCGGCATTCAGGATATCTTGTTCAACACGGTGCATGAATGGGCCGCATCCGATGATCCGGCGACAGTGGTGGAAAACCTGCGCCGCCTTGGCCGGACCGCCGGTCTGGAAGACGCGGCGCTTGATGCCTGCATGAATGATGGCGCGATGGCGCAGGCGATGGTGAATAAATATCAGGCCGATACCGAGGCTGATGACATCAACTCCACCCCGTCATTGGTGCTGAACGGGACCAAGCATGGCAATATGAACTATGCCGACCTTAAGGCGCTTCTTGACGCTGAACTGGCGAAATAG
- a CDS encoding DUF721 domain-containing protein — MKQAKSGQFQGRSRRMRGFEAASGLLKERIRTAGEARGFAVTRLLTAWAEVVGPDLAAITRPVKIGHGKGGMGASLTLLTTSVNAPMVQMQLPAIKEKVNACYGYAAISRISLTQTAPTGFAEGQASFTHAPAPKPAPDPAIQAEASRVATGVHDNALREALETLTQNFLSRAKSQRGRS; from the coding sequence ATGAAGCAGGCGAAGAGCGGGCAGTTTCAGGGAAGATCCCGTCGGATGCGCGGGTTTGAGGCGGCCTCTGGCCTGCTGAAAGAGCGGATCCGGACGGCAGGTGAGGCGCGCGGTTTTGCGGTGACCCGGCTTTTGACGGCTTGGGCAGAGGTTGTCGGCCCCGATCTGGCGGCCATCACCCGCCCTGTGAAAATCGGCCATGGCAAGGGCGGCATGGGGGCCTCTCTTACCCTTCTGACGACCTCGGTGAATGCGCCGATGGTGCAGATGCAATTGCCCGCGATCAAGGAAAAGGTGAATGCCTGTTATGGCTATGCCGCGATTTCACGGATCAGCCTGACACAAACCGCGCCCACGGGTTTTGCCGAAGGGCAGGCCAGTTTCACCCATGCGCCGGCCCCGAAACCCGCCCCCGATCCCGCAATTCAGGCCGAGGCAAGCCGGGTCGCTACGGGTGTTCACGATAACGCGTTGCGCGAAGCACTTGAAACTTTGACTCAAAACTTCTTATCTCGTGCCAAATCACAGAGAGGCAGATCATGA
- the mutY gene encoding A/G-specific adenine glycosylase, producing MRKETAALLEWYDHHAREMPWRSPPGSRHTPDPYRIWLSEVMLQQTTVAAVRAYFDRFTTRWPTVADLAAAQDADVMAEWAGLGYYARARNLLKCARVVAQAGGFPETYDGLLTLPGVGPYTAAAVAAIAFDQPATVVDGNVERVMARLFNVEKPLPLSKPELTVLAAKLTPQTRPGDYAQAVMDLGATICTPRNPACGICPLRPFCAAQAEGTQSTLPRKIPKPEKPTRTGTLWLARHPDGRWLTEERAAKGLLGGMIGFPGMGWDSKTAHDAPPVTANWQDVGQIRHTFTHFHAALTVLAATTSARPDHGMFQPVNPENLPTLMRKAFDLAAATLLPR from the coding sequence ATGCGCAAGGAAACGGCCGCCCTTTTGGAGTGGTATGATCACCACGCCCGCGAAATGCCGTGGCGCAGCCCGCCGGGCAGCAGGCACACCCCCGACCCGTACCGTATCTGGCTGTCCGAGGTGATGCTTCAACAAACCACAGTGGCCGCCGTGCGCGCCTATTTCGACCGTTTCACAACACGCTGGCCCACGGTCGCCGATCTGGCCGCGGCACAGGATGCCGATGTCATGGCCGAATGGGCGGGCCTTGGATATTATGCCCGCGCCCGCAACCTGCTGAAATGCGCGCGGGTTGTGGCGCAGGCGGGCGGGTTTCCCGAAACATATGACGGGCTTTTGACCCTTCCGGGGGTTGGGCCCTATACCGCCGCCGCCGTCGCCGCGATCGCCTTTGATCAGCCTGCAACCGTTGTGGACGGCAATGTAGAGCGCGTTATGGCACGGCTGTTCAATGTTGAAAAACCCTTGCCGCTGTCCAAGCCGGAGCTGACTGTGCTTGCCGCCAAGCTGACCCCGCAAACCCGCCCCGGTGACTATGCCCAAGCGGTGATGGATCTGGGCGCCACCATTTGCACCCCGCGCAATCCGGCCTGTGGCATCTGCCCCCTGCGCCCTTTTTGCGCCGCACAGGCCGAGGGCACCCAAAGCACCCTCCCCCGCAAGATTCCGAAACCGGAAAAGCCGACCCGGACCGGTACCCTTTGGCTGGCGCGTCACCCCGATGGCCGCTGGTTAACAGAGGAGCGGGCAGCAAAAGGGCTTTTGGGTGGCATGATCGGATTTCCCGGCATGGGCTGGGACAGCAAGACCGCCCATGATGCCCCGCCCGTCACCGCAAACTGGCAGGATGTCGGCCAGATCCGGCACACCTTCACCCATTTCCACGCGGCCCTCACGGTGCTAGCCGCCACCACAAGCGCGCGCCCAGATCACGGTATGTTTCAGCCGGTTAACCCCGAAAACTTGCCCACATTGATGCGAAAAGCCTTTGACCTTGCCGCCGCGACCCTTTTGCCACGTTGA
- a CDS encoding alkane 1-monooxygenase, producing MSIIPAAKVTRFDQALPFWLSLGLIPVAVVSALVGGWTVILMPLASWGLFSLLDAVLGQNLDNPDPETPDAGLFWYRVITLIWFPVQFALLCWLLYYVPRAEHLGTLESILIFFGMGVVSGTVGINYSHELMHQKSKLERWMADLLLASVLYSHFRSEHLRVHHLYVGTPRDPVTARYNEGFHRFFPRVLQQSLVSSWKAEKAMLARRKLPVTHSSNPFWRYAVLQIAMLVLAFALGGWVGLALFIYQAITAIWQLELVNYVEHYGLTRRHLGEGKYEHVLPRHSWNADHTASNWLLINLQRHSDHHYKPDRRFPLLQTYGDDEAPQLPYGYPIMTTAAMFPPLYKRMMNRRVREWRRKYYPDITDWHSYNKALNPAPR from the coding sequence ATGTCCATCATCCCCGCTGCCAAGGTCACCCGGTTTGATCAAGCCCTGCCGTTCTGGCTGTCGCTGGGGCTTATTCCCGTCGCTGTTGTCTCGGCGCTGGTCGGTGGCTGGACGGTGATTTTGATGCCGCTTGCCTCTTGGGGATTGTTTTCGCTGCTGGACGCGGTGCTGGGACAGAACCTCGATAACCCCGACCCTGAAACGCCCGACGCGGGGCTGTTTTGGTACCGGGTGATCACGCTGATCTGGTTTCCGGTGCAGTTCGCGCTGCTGTGTTGGCTGCTTTATTATGTCCCGCGCGCAGAGCATCTTGGCACGCTGGAATCCATCCTGATTTTCTTTGGAATGGGTGTGGTTTCGGGCACCGTCGGTATCAATTACAGCCACGAGTTGATGCACCAAAAATCAAAACTGGAACGCTGGATGGCAGATCTGCTGCTGGCCTCGGTGCTTTATTCGCATTTCCGGTCCGAACATTTGCGCGTACATCACCTCTATGTCGGCACGCCGCGCGATCCGGTCACTGCCCGCTATAACGAGGGGTTTCACCGCTTTTTCCCGCGGGTTTTGCAGCAGTCGCTGGTCTCTAGCTGGAAAGCGGAAAAGGCGATGCTGGCGCGACGCAAACTGCCAGTGACACATTCCAGCAACCCGTTCTGGCGCTATGCGGTGCTGCAAATCGCGATGCTGGTGCTGGCATTTGCTTTGGGCGGCTGGGTTGGGCTGGCCTTATTCATCTATCAGGCCATCACCGCCATTTGGCAGTTGGAACTGGTGAATTATGTTGAGCATTACGGCCTGACCCGCCGCCATTTGGGCGAGGGCAAATATGAACACGTCTTGCCGCGCCATTCATGGAATGCGGATCATACCGCGTCAAACTGGTTGCTGATCAACCTGCAACGACACTCGGACCATCACTACAAACCGGACCGCCGCTTTCCCCTGCTGCAAACCTACGGTGATGATGAAGCGCCACAGCTTCCATATGGTTATCCGATAATGACAACGGCCGCGATGTTCCCGCCGCTGTATAAACGCATGATGAACCGGCGGGTGCGGGAATGGCGGCGGAAATATTACCCCGACATCACCGATTGGCACAGCTACAACAAGGCGTTGAATCCCGCACCGCGTTAA
- a CDS encoding site-specific DNA-methyltransferase: MTTKTKAPEAATLPLNQILGGDCIDVMNSLPAGSVDLIFADPPYNLQLKGDLHRPDNSKVDAVDDHWDQFSSFAKYDQFTQLWLAAAKRLLKPNGAIWVIGSYHNIFRVGATLQDQGFWVLNDVVWRKTNPMPNFRGKRLTNAHETLIWASRDEGAKYTFNYEALKALNEGVQMRSDWVLPICTGHERLKDEAGDKAHPTQKPESLLHRALIATTNPGDVVLDPFFGTGTTGAVAKMLGRDFIGIEREEAYRKVAERRIAKVRKFDSSALEITGSKRAEPRVPFGQVVERGMLRPGEELYSIGSRFKAKVRADGTLIGNDVKGSIHQVGAALEGAPSCNGWTYWHFKRDGKMVSIDILRQQIRAEMSEGRPH; the protein is encoded by the coding sequence ATGACAACCAAAACAAAAGCGCCAGAGGCGGCAACTTTACCGCTTAACCAAATTCTTGGAGGGGATTGCATTGATGTGATGAACAGCTTGCCGGCAGGCTCTGTTGATCTGATCTTTGCGGACCCTCCGTACAACTTGCAGCTGAAAGGCGATTTGCATCGTCCGGACAACTCCAAGGTGGATGCGGTTGATGATCATTGGGACCAGTTTTCCAGTTTTGCGAAATATGATCAATTCACGCAGCTTTGGCTGGCGGCGGCAAAACGGTTGCTGAAACCCAATGGTGCTATTTGGGTAATCGGGTCTTATCACAACATTTTCCGCGTTGGCGCGACATTGCAGGACCAAGGGTTTTGGGTGCTCAATGATGTGGTTTGGCGCAAAACCAACCCCATGCCGAACTTTCGCGGCAAGCGTTTGACGAATGCGCATGAAACCCTGATCTGGGCCAGCCGTGATGAGGGTGCGAAATACACTTTCAACTATGAGGCGTTGAAGGCGCTTAACGAAGGCGTGCAGATGCGGTCGGACTGGGTGTTGCCGATCTGCACCGGGCATGAACGTCTGAAGGATGAGGCCGGCGATAAGGCGCATCCGACCCAAAAACCGGAAAGCCTGCTCCACCGCGCGCTTATTGCAACAACCAATCCCGGTGACGTTGTGCTTGACCCGTTCTTTGGCACGGGGACCACAGGGGCTGTGGCAAAAATGCTTGGCCGTGATTTCATCGGGATTGAGCGGGAAGAGGCATATCGCAAGGTCGCGGAGCGCCGCATTGCAAAGGTGCGCAAATTTGATTCCTCGGCGCTGGAGATTACCGGTTCCAAGCGGGCGGAACCTCGGGTGCCGTTCGGGCAGGTTGTGGAGCGCGGCATGCTGCGCCCCGGTGAGGAACTCTATTCCATTGGCAGCCGTTTCAAGGCCAAAGTACGTGCCGATGGCACTTTGATTGGCAATGATGTGAAAGGCTCCATCCATCAGGTTGGTGCGGCATTGGAAGGCGCGCCAAGCTGTAACGGCTGGACGTATTGGCACTTCAAGCGGGATGGGAAGATGGTTTCCATCGATATCCTGCGCCAGCAAATCCGCGCAGAGATGAGCGAAGGCCGCCCGCACTAA
- a CDS encoding ribonuclease HII, giving the protein MKSTPDDRYETEAQARGATCIAGVDEVGRGPLAGPVTAAAVRLLPGKVPVGLGDSKALTAKRRDALFDLIMDMAEVSIAHASVEEIDEINILRASHLAMVRALQGLPTPPDFALIDGNLLPRDMPCAGQAIIKGDALSLSISAASIVAKVTRDRMMVGLAQQYPGYGWDRNAGYPTKEHQSALLNLGVTPHHRRSFKPVHNILYQEKYITP; this is encoded by the coding sequence ATGAAAAGCACACCAGATGACAGATATGAAACAGAGGCCCAAGCGCGGGGCGCAACCTGCATTGCGGGCGTGGATGAGGTTGGGCGCGGCCCCTTGGCGGGGCCGGTCACAGCGGCGGCGGTGCGTTTGCTGCCGGGCAAAGTGCCGGTCGGCCTTGGGGATAGCAAGGCCCTGACGGCCAAACGCAGGGATGCCTTGTTTGATTTGATCATGGATATGGCCGAGGTTTCTATCGCACACGCCTCTGTCGAAGAGATCGACGAGATCAACATTCTGCGGGCCAGTCATCTTGCCATGGTGCGCGCCTTGCAAGGCCTGCCGACTCCGCCTGATTTCGCACTGATCGATGGCAACCTGCTGCCGCGCGACATGCCCTGCGCGGGTCAGGCGATTATTAAAGGCGATGCCCTGTCGCTTTCGATCTCAGCCGCGTCGATTGTTGCAAAAGTGACACGCGACAGGATGATGGTGGGTTTGGCGCAACAGTATCCGGGGTATGGATGGGACCGAAACGCCGGATATCCGACAAAAGAGCATCAGTCGGCGCTCCTAAATCTTGGGGTGACCCCGCATCATAGACGTTCGTTCAAGCCGGTACACAACATCTTGTATCAAGAAAAATATATAACCCCTTGA
- a CDS encoding winged helix-turn-helix domain-containing protein: MRALISSPFDNLRAGNRVVAGGIAAIVLILLGAAVLLFMNLPDANAFNARVERIFVENDGLTTGAEIKLLEILAQSGTAFSDVLASYRVVIFVLLVFATALMIAALVFLVTIVALNRRISAIQRSGIQVSSLLISRESNAVYINDLEFKLTEAALETLSVLAEARMDDDVMTGAQIEGVISGRDSVDCEEAAGATRIKRLRDTLGNQLVSELLVKTIARRGYVLAVGKDVIRMM, translated from the coding sequence ATGCGGGCGCTTATTTCCTCTCCCTTTGATAATCTGCGGGCGGGCAACCGCGTGGTTGCAGGCGGGATTGCGGCCATCGTGCTGATCTTGCTGGGGGCGGCGGTGCTGTTGTTCATGAACCTGCCCGATGCGAATGCCTTTAATGCGCGGGTGGAACGGATATTTGTCGAGAACGATGGCTTGACCACGGGGGCCGAAATCAAGCTTCTGGAAATCCTTGCGCAATCGGGCACGGCGTTTTCGGATGTTCTGGCCAGCTACCGTGTTGTGATTTTTGTGCTGCTGGTCTTTGCGACGGCGCTGATGATCGCAGCACTGGTGTTTTTGGTCACGATTGTTGCGCTGAACCGGCGGATATCGGCGATTCAACGGTCGGGGATTCAGGTTTCCAGCCTGTTGATCAGCCGGGAAAGCAATGCGGTCTACATCAATGATCTGGAATTCAAACTGACCGAGGCAGCACTTGAAACGCTGTCGGTTCTGGCCGAGGCGCGGATGGATGACGATGTGATGACCGGCGCGCAGATCGAGGGTGTGATCTCGGGCCGCGATTCGGTTGATTGCGAGGAGGCGGCAGGGGCCACGCGCATCAAACGGCTGCGCGATACTTTGGGAAATCAGCTGGTGTCGGAGCTGCTGGTCAAAACCATTGCGCGGCGGGGTTATGTTTTGGCGGTGGGCAAAGATGTTATCCGTATGATGTAG
- a CDS encoding carboxynorspermidine decarboxylase, with translation MIPTPYYLIDKTKLAANMAKMDRLRALSGAKCLLALKCFATWPAFDVMRDHMDGTTSSSLYELRLGREKFGRETHAYSVAWADDEVDEAVGYADKIIFNSISQLERFADKTTGLARGLRLNPQFSTSHFDLADPARPFSRLGEWDLQKLMAVADQITGVMIHYNCENDDFALFDQQLTRIETEFGSFLQGLDWVSLGGGIHFTGDDYPLEALAKRLRAFADKFGVQVYLEPGEAAITGTASLEVTVLDVLNNGKDLAIVDASVEAHMLDLLIYREPAKMDVTGDHPFMICGKSCLAGDVFGEFSFAAPLKIGDRLSIADAAGYTMVKKNWFNGVKMPAIVLRELDGALTVARTFDYSDFEGNLG, from the coding sequence ATGATACCGACGCCTTACTACCTGATCGACAAGACGAAACTCGCCGCCAATATGGCCAAGATGGACCGTCTGCGCGCGCTTTCTGGCGCGAAATGCCTGCTTGCATTGAAATGTTTTGCCACTTGGCCCGCGTTTGACGTGATGCGCGACCATATGGATGGCACCACCTCCAGCAGCCTCTATGAGCTGCGCTTGGGGCGTGAGAAGTTTGGCCGTGAAACCCACGCCTATTCCGTGGCTTGGGCGGATGATGAAGTGGATGAGGCGGTCGGCTATGCCGATAAGATCATCTTTAATTCCATCAGCCAATTGGAACGGTTTGCCGATAAAACCACCGGACTGGCGCGCGGTTTGCGGCTGAACCCGCAGTTTTCGACCTCACATTTTGATCTTGCCGATCCGGCGCGCCCGTTCAGCCGTTTGGGTGAATGGGACCTGCAAAAGCTGATGGCGGTGGCCGATCAGATCACTGGCGTGATGATCCATTACAACTGCGAGAATGATGATTTCGCCCTGTTCGACCAACAGCTGACCCGGATCGAGACCGAGTTCGGCAGCTTTTTGCAAGGTCTGGATTGGGTCAGCCTTGGCGGCGGCATCCATTTTACCGGCGATGATTACCCGCTAGAGGCGCTGGCGAAACGGCTTCGGGCCTTTGCCGATAAATTCGGCGTGCAGGTCTATCTGGAACCCGGAGAGGCCGCGATAACAGGAACCGCCAGCCTTGAGGTGACGGTTCTGGACGTGCTGAACAATGGCAAGGATCTGGCGATTGTGGATGCCTCGGTTGAGGCGCATATGCTCGATTTGCTGATCTACCGAGAACCTGCCAAGATGGATGTGACGGGCGACCACCCGTTCATGATCTGCGGCAAATCCTGCCTTGCTGGCGATGTTTTCGGGGAGTTCTCCTTTGCCGCGCCATTGAAAATCGGGGACCGGCTCAGCATTGCCGATGCTGCCGGCTATACCATGGTAAAGAAAAACTGGTTCAACGGCGTGAAGATGCCTGCGATCGTTTTACGAGAGCTTGACGGCGCGCTGACCGTAGCGCGGACGTTTGACTATAGTGATTTTGAAGGCAATCTGGGCTGA